GTTGGAAAATAGTCCGTTCGTACATGCAAAAGAATGATGTATCTTTGCAAGAGTTATTACAGAAAAATGAAGAGGAAATCTTCAGAAAATCAAACTATAAACCAAAGAAATAATGGCGATAGAGCACACATCTAAAGTAACATTTACAATAGGATTAGACGAAAACAAAATCCCTGAAGAAATTTCATGGAATGCAGAAGATGGTGGAATTGATAATGAATCTTCTAAGGCGATTATGTTATCGGTTTGGGATCATAAGAAAAAAGATACTTTACGTATGGATTTATGGACCAAGGATATGCCTGTTGATGAAATGAAGCAATTTTATCATCAAACATTAGTATCAATGGCTGGTTCATTTGAAAGAGCAACTAATGATGATAAAATGGGTGCTACTATGAGAGATTTTTGTGATTATTTTGCAGAAAAATTAGAATTGAAAAAATAGACTTAAAAGGTCTTGAAAATAATAAAAAGCAGCTTTTAAGCTGCTTTTTTTATGTTGTATGATTATATATTTTATTGATGATAAATTGATAATCTTCTGAATTATTTACAAAATCTAAATTAGAAACATCAATAACTAAAATATTTAGTTTTGGTGTTTTTTTTATGAAATCATTATAACTATCTTGTATTTTTTGAAGATAATCAGCTTCAATATTTTGTTCGTATTTTCTATCTCGTTTTTTAATATTTTCTAATAATCGTTCGGTATTTTGATATAGATACACATATAAATCAGGTTTTTGAATTTTCTGATATATTAAATTAAACATTTTTTGATACAAGAGATATTCATCATTTTGTAATGTAACTTGTGCAAAAATTAATGATTTAAATATATAATAATCAGAAATAACACCATTTTTTGTATTATATTTAGCTAAATCATCTGTTAATTGTTGATATCTATCAGCAAGAAAACTCATTTCTAAAGGAAAAGCATAACGCTCATTATCCTCATAAAATTTTGATAAAAAAGGATTATCAGCAAAATGTTCTAAAACAGGTTTTGTATTAAAATTGTTAGCTATTAAATTAGCTAAAGATGTTTTTCCTGCGCCAATATTTCCTTCTATAGCAATGTAATTATATTTTTGGTTAATAGTAATTGGTTTTGTTAATTGCTCATCAATAATTGTTATTTCAGAATCATCTTGGCAATTATCTAGGCAATTATGTAAAGGTTTTTTTCCTTTGGATGTATTGTGTTTTTTGCAATTTCTATCAAAGGAACTAACACAAATTTACGAGCTAACATTCTTGGATGTGGAATAATAAGATCTTCTGATAAAATAATTTTATCATCTAATAAAAGAATATCTATATCAATAATTCTGTCTACGTATCCGCTTGTATTCTTTTTTAATCTTCCTAATTCAGATTCTATAGCAAGTGCTTTTTTAATAAGATTTTGAGGAGATAAATAAGTAGAAACTTTAATACATGTATTGTAAAAATCAGCACCATCAAAACCTAAAGAAGGCGTTTCATATACGGAAGCAATTTGTTGTACAACACCAATTTTACTAGCAATTAAATCGATTGCATTTTGAAGGTTTTCTAATCGATTACCTTTATTTGTTCCTATTGATAAATATGTAGTTTGTTGTGTTTTCATAAAAATGAGTACAAAGAAACTAAAAAAGAGTTGTTATTTAATGATTCCTTTTTAATTCTTTTTAGTTTTTCTTCAGATATCAATCTGATTTTTAAAGAACAATTTTTTAGAATTGATTATTTATTAAGCATAAAAAAACCGCCAAAAATAATTTGGCGGTTTTAATATTTATTTAAAAAAGTTACTTAAAAAAGAAAATTAATCTTCTTTTTTAACCTCTTTTACTTCTCTAGGTTCTCTTGGAGCTCTAGGTTTTCTGTCATCACGACTTCTGTTATCTCTAGGCTTATTTTCTCTTGGTGGTCTTGCTACAAAACCTTCTGGTTTTGGTAACAATGCTTTACGAGAAACTTTTTCTTTACGAGTTCTTGGGTCAAGTCCGAAATATTTTACATCAAATACATCACCCATTTTAACTACGTCAGAAACATTTTCTGTACGTTCCCATGCTAATTCACTAACATGTAATAAAACTTCGTTTCCTGGAGCTTCTGCATATTCTACAACAGCACCAAAATCTAACATTTTAATTACTTTAACTTCGTAAGCACTACCAACTTGAGGTTTGAAAAGCATAGACTCAATACGAGTAGTTACTTTTTCAATTCCTGCTGGATCAGTTCCTAAAATTTCGATAATTCCTTCTTCAGTCACAGCATCTTCAGTAATTACAATAGTAGTTCCTGTTTCTTTCTGTAATTCTTGAATATGTTTACCACCTGGTCCAATAAATGCACCAATCATATCATTAGGGATACGACGGTTAATCATTTTAGGAGCGTGTTCTTTAACTTCTTCGTTAGATTGAGAAATAGTTTCAGTTAATTTTCCTAAGATATGTAAACGACCTGCACGAGCTTGTTTTAGAGCATTTACTAAAATTTCGTATCCTAACCCTTTAACTTTAATATCCATCTGACAAGCAGTAATTCCTTCAGAAGTACCAGTTACTTTAAAGTCCATATCACCTAAATGATCTTCATCACCTAAAATATCAGATAAAACTGCGTAACGATCTCCGTCAGAAATTAATCCCATAGCAATACCAGAAACTGGTCTTGTCATTTTAACACCTGCATCCATTAAAGCCATTGTACCAGCACAAACAGTTGCCATAGAAGAAGAACCGTTAGATTCTAATACTTCAGATACAACTCTTACTGTATAAGGGCAATCAGCAGGAATCATTCCTTTTAAACCACGTTGAGCCAAGTTACCATGACCAACCTCTCTACGAGAAGTTCCTCTTAATGGTCTTGCTTCACCTGTACAAAAAGGAGGGAAGTTATAATGTAAATAGAAATTCTCTTCACCTTCGTAAGATGGCATATCTATTTTGTTAGCATCTCTAGATGTTCCTAAAGTAACTGTAGCTAATGCTTGAGTTTCTCCACGAGTAAATATTGATGAACCATGTGTTGATGGTAAATAATCTACTTCACACCAAATTGGTCTAATTTCGTCAGTCTTACGACCATCTAAACGTAAACCTTCAGCTAAAGTTAATTCTCTAACAGCACTTTTTTGAGATTTATTGAAATATTTTCCAACTAAATCACCATAATCAGCTAATTCTTCTTCAGTAAATGAAGCTTTTACTTCTTCTTTTACTTCAGCAAAAGCTGTTGTACGTTCTACTTTTGATGTTCCTTTTTTAGCGATAGCATAACACTTATCGTAAGCAAGTTCATTTATTTTTTCAGCTAATGCTTCGTCTTCTCTTTCTCCTTCGTAAACTCTTGTTTCTTTCTTACCGAAAGCTTCAGCTAAACGAACTTGAGCAGCACATTGTATTTTAATAGATTCACGAGCAAATTTAATTGCTTCAGCCATTTCTTCTTCAGAAATTTCATCCATTTCACCTTCAACCATCATTACTGAATCAGCTGAAGCTCCAATCATCATATCGATGTCAGATTCTGCTAATTGTGCTCTGTTTGGGTTGATTACAAATTCACCATTTACTCTAGCAACACGTGCTTCAGAAATAGGACATTCGAAAGGAAAATCAGATAATTGAATAGCTGCAGAAGCTGCTAAACCTGCTAATGCATCTGGCATAACATCCTCATCATGAGACATTAATTGAATCATTACCTGTACTTCAGAATGATAATCTTTTGGAAATAATGGACGTAAAACACGGTCTACTAAACGCATTGTTAATACTTCACCATCACTTGGTCTTGCTTCTCTTTTAAAGAAACCACCAGGGTAACGACCTGCGGCAGCAAATTTTTCTCTATAATCTACCGTTAAAGGTAAAAAATCAACTGTTCCTGCTTTGTAGCTAGATACAACAGTACATAACAACATTGCTTTTCCCATTTGAACAACAACTGAACCATGGGCTTGTTTTGCTAATTTACCCGTTTCTAATGAAATGGTTCTTCCATCTCCTAGGTCAATGACCTCTCTAAATACTTTTGGAATCATAAATTTTAATTCTAAATTTTTAAATTGTTTGTTGTTGTGTTGTTGTTTTGTTGCAATGGAAATTCAAAATTGTTGTTAAAAATTTTGAGTTTTTTATATAAATTTCTATTAGTTAGATAGAAATGAATTTTTTTAAAATAAAAAAGAGGCACGTTTATAGAGCCTCTTTTTTTGAGAATTATTTTCTAATTCCTAATTCTACGATAATCGCACGATATCTGTTGATTTCAGTTTTCTTTAAGTAATCAAGTAAGCTTCTACGTTTTCCTACCATTTTCACTAATGAACGCTCAGTATTAAAATCTTTACGATTTCTTTTTAAGTGTTCAGTTAAGTGGTTAATTCTAAAAGTGAACAATGCAATTTGTCCTTCCGAAGTTCCTGTATCAGTTTTGCTTTTACAGTGTTTTTCGAATAATCCTTCTTTTACTTCTTTAGTTAAATACATTCCAATATTATTTAAATGATTTTTATGTACATCAATGAGCTATTCATTGAAGTTGCAAAGGTACAAATAAAATTTTAGTTGAAATGTATCAGTATAAGTGTTTTTTGTATTGATAAAAAACAAAAAAGCCAGCAAATGCTGACTTTTAAATTTAGGCTCTTATAGGTTGATTCTGTATCAAATCGATATATAAGTTAACTTGTTTTTTTAATTGCTTACGCTCGTAAATTGCATCTAAGAAACCATGTTCTAATACAAATTCAGAACGTTGAAAACCTTCAGGTAATTCTTTACCTGTAGTATCTTTTACAACACGAGGTCCTGCAAAAGCAATCAAAGCATTTGGTTCGGCGATATTAATATCACCTAACATTGCAAATGAAGCCGTTGTTCCTCCTGTAGTAGGATCAGTACATAATGATATATACGGAAGTTTTGAGTCTGCCAATTGGGCTAACTTCGCAGAAGTCTTTACTAATTGCATTAATGATAAAGAAGCTTCCATCATACGTGCTCCTCCAGATTTTGAAACCATTAAGAATGGAAGTTTATTTTCGATAGCATAATCAATAGCTCTTGCTATTTTTTCTCCTACCACAGAACCCATTGATCCTCCAATAAAAGCAAAATCCATAGCAGCAATTACTATGTCTTTATTATTTGATTTACCTACTGCTGTACGAACAGCATCTTTTAATCCAGTTTTCTTTTGTGCCGCTTTTAAACGATCTGGATATTTTTTGGTGTCTTCAAATTTTAAAGGATCTTTAGATGTTAAATCTGAATTTAATTCTTCAAAATTATTGTCATCAAAAAAAAGCTCAAAATATTCATTACTTCCAATACGAACATGATATCCATCTTCAGGACTTACATATAAGTTTTTCTTTAATTCTTCTGTATCAATAACCTTACCGCTTGGTGTTTTGTACCACAAGCCTTTAGGAGTATCTTTTTTTTCTTCTGTAGGAGTTTGAATTCCTTTGTCTTTACGTTTAAACCAAGCCATAGTTTAGTTTATATTTTGTTTATATTTTGTTGTTCGTTAGTGATTAACTCATTCATTTTAAGAAAAGAGCAGGCTACAAATGTAAATTATTTTTGCGAACTTTATATTATTATAAATAATAAAAAAGCACTTAGAAGATTCTAAGTGCTTGAATATTAAAAATTAAAATGTTTATAATGTGTTTACATTATTTAAATCTTCAAAAGCCTTTTTTAAACGAGTTTTGAATGTTAATTCACCCTCACGTAACCATTTACGTGGGTCGTAATGTTTTTTATTAGGTTGTTCTGAATCGTCAGGATTACCAATTTGACTTGCTATATAATCTTTTTTATCTAAAATATAATCACGAGCTCCTTCTGTAAAAGCATATTGTAAATCAGTATCAATATTCATTTTGATAACTCCATAACCGATAGCTTCTCTAATTTCTTCTAAAGTAGAACCTGATCCTCCATTAAAAACAAAATCGATAGTATTATCAGCAACAGCATATTTTTTAGAAATATATTCTTGAGAGTTCTTTAAAATTTTTGGAGTTAATTTTACATTACCAGGTTTGTAAACTCCGTGAACGTTACCAAAAGCAGCAGCAATAGTAAATTGATCGCTAACTTTCATTAATTCTTCGTATGCGTAAGCAACTTCTTCAGGTTGTGTATAAAGTTTAGAAACATCAACATCAGAATTGTCAACACCATCTTCTTCACCACCAGTAATACCTAATTCAATTTCTAAAGTCATTCCTATTTTACTCATACGAGCAAGGTATGCTTTACAAATTTCAATATTTTCTTCAATAGGTTCTTCGGATAAATCAATCATATGAGAACTATATAATGATTTTCCTGTTTCTTTATAAAATTGTTCACTAGCATCTAGTAAACCATCAATCCAAGGTAATAATTTTTTAGCAGCATGATCGGTATGTAAAATTACAGGAATTCCGTAAGCTTCTGCTAATAAGTGAACATGTTTTGCTCCAGCTACAGCACCTAAAATTGCTGCTTTTTCATCTTCATTCGATAAGCCTTTACCAGCATTAAATTGAGCACCACCATTAGAAAACTGAATAATTACAGGTGCATTTAATTCTTTTGCAGTTTCTAAAACGGTATTAACAGTGTTAGAACCTACAACGTTTACAGCAGGTAATGCAAATTTTTTATCTTTTGCTAATTGAAATATTGCTTGAACTTCTTTTCCGGTAGCAACTCCAGCTTTAATCGTATGAGCCATTTTATATGTTTTTAGTTGTATTTAGCGGGTCAAAAATAAGGAATTTTAAACGTATTTGTCAAAAATAACAGTATGTGAGCATTAAATTTTAAAAAGGATAATTAATTCCGATGTTTAATACACGGTTTGAAAAGTTAAAGTTTTTAAACCATCTGTCATTTTTTAGATAAGGTTCATGCATTTTAAAGCCAAAATCAACTCTAGCAATTAGAAAGTTAAAATCATACCTAATTCCAAAACCTGCACCAACAGCTATGTCAGTTAATGATTTTATATTATTGAATTTAGCCTTTTCATCTGTAAAACTAGAATTGGTGATATCCCAAATATTTCCTGCATCAACAAATAAAGCACCTTTTAAAGAACCAATTACGTTAAAACGATACTCAAAACTAGATAAAAATTTTAAGCTACCAATATTATATTCTAAACCAGGTGCACGAGTTCCTGGTCCTAAATCGTAAGTTTTCCAAGCTCTAATATCATTAGATCCACCAGCAAAATAACTACGAGAAAAAGGTATACTAGAGTTGTCGTAAGTAATAATTGCACCTAAAAAAGTTCTATGTGCTAAAACGGTATTATCTCCTAAATTCCAATATTTTTTATACTGTATATCTGTTTTAAAATACTGAGCAATAGGTGTTTTAAAAACTGTTTTTTGGTTCCAAGTATTTGTTTTTTTAGATAAAATACCCATGAAATTTCCAGAATTAGCAACTCTAAATTTTACAAAAGAGAAATTAGTATCTTTTGTATTTTGTTGATTATTATATGTATAGCTAAAAGCTATTTCAGGAATTAAAAAATCAGAAGTAATAATATTATATCTATTAAAAATATTAAGATTATTTTGGTATTCTAAAGGATTTGATGCTTTGAAAATTCCATCTTGTGAAACGTTTCTTATAAATTCTAAAATTCCAGAAGAGTTACTTGGTTCGTTAGGTGGTAATGTATGATTGGTGTTAGCAGTATCTACTTCTTTTAGTTTTGAATATTCCGAAGAATAGATATTAAAATAATTATCAACATTTAAGTTTCGAATATACTGGGTGTTAAATAACTCTAATTGAAGTGTTTTTTGTTTGTTGTATTTCCATTTATAATCTAAACCGACAGTGATATTTTGATTATCTAATCCTATATTTTTTTGATTAGCTCCACCAATTAAAAATTTTGTTTTTGGAAACATTTTTTTAGGAATAAGACTTTGTAAGCCAAAAGGCGCAACAAAACGAGGTACTTCTAAAGTAACATCAGCACCAATTTCCCAACCAGGACCATTATTTGAATTAAAATAAGAACCAAAAGTTGATATTTTAAATATTTCAGCACCCTTAAAAGTATTTCTATTTGTTAAAGAATATTTTAGAGAAACATCAAAATTTCGAATATTAGAACGAGATAATTCAGTGTCTAAACCTAAGGTGTATTTTTCAATAGGTGTTAAAAAAATGTTTGCTTCTAATTCACGGTCATTTAATTCATGATAACGAATAGAGGTAGTTTTAAAATTTCTTAAGCCCCTTAAATGTGTTCTTGTTAGGTTGTTAGATAAGTCGCTATATACAGTATTTGGTTTTATAAATAATGATTGTGATAATATTTTAGGATTGTATTTTAATTTTTTATGAGCATAAAATCGAACTCCATTGTATAAAGCAGTGTCTTTATGAATTGAATCTTTTTTATTGTATGTATAGTCAGTGTATACATTTATTCTCTTTATTTTTTGAACTTTAAAAGGAATAATTCTATCAGAAATTTTAACAGCTACATTTGTTTTTTGATAATTTTGTAGCGTAT
The Tenacibaculum pacificus DNA segment above includes these coding regions:
- the folK gene encoding 2-amino-4-hydroxy-6-hydroxymethyldihydropteridine diphosphokinase produces the protein MKTQQTTYLSIGTNKGNRLENLQNAIDLIASKIGVVQQIASVYETPSLGFDGADFYNTCIKVSTYLSPQNLIKKALAIESELGRLKKNTSGYVDRIIDIDILLLDDKIILSEDLIIPHPRMLARKFVLVPLIEIAKNTIHPKEKNLYIIA
- a CDS encoding polyribonucleotide nucleotidyltransferase, which encodes MIPKVFREVIDLGDGRTISLETGKLAKQAHGSVVVQMGKAMLLCTVVSSYKAGTVDFLPLTVDYREKFAAAGRYPGGFFKREARPSDGEVLTMRLVDRVLRPLFPKDYHSEVQVMIQLMSHDEDVMPDALAGLAASAAIQLSDFPFECPISEARVARVNGEFVINPNRAQLAESDIDMMIGASADSVMMVEGEMDEISEEEMAEAIKFARESIKIQCAAQVRLAEAFGKKETRVYEGEREDEALAEKINELAYDKCYAIAKKGTSKVERTTAFAEVKEEVKASFTEEELADYGDLVGKYFNKSQKSAVRELTLAEGLRLDGRKTDEIRPIWCEVDYLPSTHGSSIFTRGETQALATVTLGTSRDANKIDMPSYEGEENFYLHYNFPPFCTGEARPLRGTSRREVGHGNLAQRGLKGMIPADCPYTVRVVSEVLESNGSSSMATVCAGTMALMDAGVKMTRPVSGIAMGLISDGDRYAVLSDILGDEDHLGDMDFKVTGTSEGITACQMDIKVKGLGYEILVNALKQARAGRLHILGKLTETISQSNEEVKEHAPKMINRRIPNDMIGAFIGPGGKHIQELQKETGTTIVITEDAVTEEGIIEILGTDPAGIEKVTTRIESMLFKPQVGSAYEVKVIKMLDFGAVVEYAEAPGNEVLLHVSELAWERTENVSDVVKMGDVFDVKYFGLDPRTRKEKVSRKALLPKPEGFVARPPRENKPRDNRSRDDRKPRAPREPREVKEVKKED
- the tamL gene encoding translocation and assembly module lipoprotein TamL, which codes for MKFVKKNELLLAKNTVYIDSIKNTSGNIAELLMQRPNAKALGIPLSLYFYNLGNPVGAKTPAKWATEKPNTYAFFKKFFSEKQSISVANTAIGINEWFLNSGQAPIIIDDKKTKKTITNLNAYFQTEGYFRSKVTSKKDTIQNKKGSISYIITKGNPSFLNKIKTKITSPILDSLYQKSEEKSFLKSGDQYKDENFIKEANRLVNLFRDKGIYHFNENYISFENDTLQNYQKTNVAVKISDRIIPFKVQKIKRINVYTDYTYNKKDSIHKDTALYNGVRFYAHKKLKYNPKILSQSLFIKPNTVYSDLSNNLTRTHLRGLRNFKTTSIRYHELNDRELEANIFLTPIEKYTLGLDTELSRSNIRNFDVSLKYSLTNRNTFKGAEIFKISTFGSYFNSNNGPGWEIGADVTLEVPRFVAPFGLQSLIPKKMFPKTKFLIGGANQKNIGLDNQNITVGLDYKWKYNKQKTLQLELFNTQYIRNLNVDNYFNIYSSEYSKLKEVDTANTNHTLPPNEPSNSSGILEFIRNVSQDGIFKASNPLEYQNNLNIFNRYNIITSDFLIPEIAFSYTYNNQQNTKDTNFSFVKFRVANSGNFMGILSKKTNTWNQKTVFKTPIAQYFKTDIQYKKYWNLGDNTVLAHRTFLGAIITYDNSSIPFSRSYFAGGSNDIRAWKTYDLGPGTRAPGLEYNIGSLKFLSSFEYRFNVIGSLKGALFVDAGNIWDITNSSFTDEKAKFNNIKSLTDIAVGAGFGIRYDFNFLIARVDFGFKMHEPYLKNDRWFKNFNFSNRVLNIGINYPF
- the fbaA gene encoding class II fructose-bisphosphate aldolase encodes the protein MAHTIKAGVATGKEVQAIFQLAKDKKFALPAVNVVGSNTVNTVLETAKELNAPVIIQFSNGGAQFNAGKGLSNEDEKAAILGAVAGAKHVHLLAEAYGIPVILHTDHAAKKLLPWIDGLLDASEQFYKETGKSLYSSHMIDLSEEPIEENIEICKAYLARMSKIGMTLEIELGITGGEEDGVDNSDVDVSKLYTQPEEVAYAYEELMKVSDQFTIAAAFGNVHGVYKPGNVKLTPKILKNSQEYISKKYAVADNTIDFVFNGGSGSTLEEIREAIGYGVIKMNIDTDLQYAFTEGARDYILDKKDYIASQIGNPDDSEQPNKKHYDPRKWLREGELTFKTRLKKAFEDLNNVNTL
- the gldC gene encoding gliding motility protein GldC, which produces MAIEHTSKVTFTIGLDENKIPEEISWNAEDGGIDNESSKAIMLSVWDHKKKDTLRMDLWTKDMPVDEMKQFYHQTLVSMAGSFERATNDDKMGATMRDFCDYFAEKLELKK
- a CDS encoding deoxynucleoside kinase, yielding MCVSSFDRNCKKHNTSKGKKPLHNCLDNCQDDSEITIIDEQLTKPITINQKYNYIAIEGNIGAGKTSLANLIANNFNTKPVLEHFADNPFLSKFYEDNERYAFPLEMSFLADRYQQLTDDLAKYNTKNGVISDYYIFKSLIFAQVTLQNDEYLLYQKMFNLIYQKIQKPDLYVYLYQNTERLLENIKKRDRKYEQNIEADYLQKIQDSYNDFIKKTPKLNILVIDVSNLDFVNNSEDYQFIINKIYNHTT
- the rpsO gene encoding 30S ribosomal protein S15, yielding MYLTKEVKEGLFEKHCKSKTDTGTSEGQIALFTFRINHLTEHLKRNRKDFNTERSLVKMVGKRRSLLDYLKKTEINRYRAIIVELGIRK
- the accD gene encoding acetyl-CoA carboxylase, carboxyltransferase subunit beta, encoding MAWFKRKDKGIQTPTEEKKDTPKGLWYKTPSGKVIDTEELKKNLYVSPEDGYHVRIGSNEYFELFFDDNNFEELNSDLTSKDPLKFEDTKKYPDRLKAAQKKTGLKDAVRTAVGKSNNKDIVIAAMDFAFIGGSMGSVVGEKIARAIDYAIENKLPFLMVSKSGGARMMEASLSLMQLVKTSAKLAQLADSKLPYISLCTDPTTGGTTASFAMLGDINIAEPNALIAFAGPRVVKDTTGKELPEGFQRSEFVLEHGFLDAIYERKQLKKQVNLYIDLIQNQPIRA